In Anopheles gambiae chromosome 2, idAnoGambNW_F1_1, whole genome shotgun sequence, a single window of DNA contains:
- the LOC1281485 gene encoding regulating synaptic membrane exocytosis protein 2 isoform X3: protein MDDMPDLSHLTQEERAIIEGVMMRQKQEEERENEIMRRKQDEVATLVDSIRQKSEQQKKAGVELEATCHICLKTKFADGIGHICHYCNIRCCAKCGGKVTLRNNKVIWVCIVCRKKQELLSKTGQWMNKSTSPDGVIRRQEGDPRTLPQTMLDPHDPSDKRPKLERARSAAEKENNPMQRANSQLRRQYSQQDPPTRRLSQSDGSGMDMMMSPGHHQQQIGRMQQMGHGQVGGMYGGRPGAGQQGYGGGPYGQHSQLPQPPMHHGGGGGGSGPYGGQHSMTPQVHITHAGGGGYGHDDPSYYQSEIEDLMRTHPHLVHPRQQQHYAESLQSSSAHGSSGMGGGGGGVGSGGMHLPPEPTKSHKRPLGGPYLPQQRSFSSSDEDIRSTPEFEAGHQRQYFDNHTRLNANLTDYRATKLDVQQRNSYNRTNHNRYQSPSQAAPHSSHPYHYQPSQDPLGRDYHPQQPLPQVVVGDSTIAGYDSISHHHHQPHQPHQSLHHLSGTVAPSPVTIPQGLHGGSSGSSSSSQQHHPYQQQPHQQQCNSSSSGGSSHSTTGHHPVAQNSHARYGTSPAGTEQPDPYWDEPADSRRFTERRKKTVRFDGQDSDDWSRWESERQGSQDSATKDSGIDTSSTFTSSEDSNRGDGPKNPLSWQVVSSSDGGRPIGPAVQRRPFDGEDVLGLKVRGGQVLPSDPRAALIELESAHIRPENYDRRDKPSVLVTSPGSPDLHSVRNYSSSRYSNRLAPAGTVTQENSVGGRVQIKLGFEPSSLQLIVTILCANGLVPRGNGAARNPYVKICLLPDRSEKSKRRTKTLALTNDPRWGQTFVYEGLRRADLNNRLFEVTVWDYVRYGANDFLGEVIIDLSTHPLDDEAEWYILQPHQETLRDTLRRDDKEPGNELDMILTPTDHLSPPSTTSRLSDSDTTSECDIDGLMTGRDGASVSSLGSSSSPPPEVDLQDRRSRRDMSPQGRKRAAGMVAKDYRTVSGVGQGFHNQMSAEASSAYRRNGTMALNQRSQSAAPSDNYRDDRRDSLSPQDDRYTEYPVLPLHQYAPRFQSRSATATPTGSPKKRQLPQVPHMSRNAAIRERFIQDFEERSGGRFARHRGRQSHHQPTYRSTGMGGWERHYSGLSDSDLTTHSLESRIRPRHSLSPDKDFMGDFGDSDMESVVSVTSSAFSTQSERPRGSKGIRTHQNRRLQHRSLPTGWATTSLCALPSESYPCGGQQVMADNSGILPVLPDVTQATIIPPKPEFELPPPACTVVGPSVVGNASTCSSFVSPLPVSIPIDSVLSEPIPISPAPPDKTISQMSDMAGSYGSVPVSHGGSMPEGYFNEQCITLQPERSTIRSISMNPGSDNVMSTSVNLSSSQPGCQHPATSFEFQSGSLPTEHYFGRARAHPAGGVSMDPIMSSSMHAADGTGTVEYEQCAPSMGRRPSYAMRSNTSEPNLNSMIMRRLSNRPIEQPHAFGYAQPRNQMISISNRYHPQPHAGMGGSDMGSKYAPPPVATNQIILKSSFSDQNLHNSIVYEPGGMSGGAGGQNICISNKNVYDPHTGYQNQTITCISNSRENLGESNFRYTSNPEGTVCEINAPDVQFRSSRASNLYEEVAMPLDQARVPVKETLSAGRNIDCDEHEYGVSDLEMHPDHILNKPIEVLKSPSEYRYSAYPKKVTEDTYVVSSDVRGKPEKISRSHSLIAQDQIIDIEYDSDTGWKTKSVRKNVFASSVEEKVYRKRTRSLGGGNSEEETKGRRDSQCETKKVTPVQGRKSRSGSKASLDRSNLTLNIVKNVDGESSKNQSEKGKSKNIEKPTATGKQGEKEKCTAVAKKEKESSKVGKTSSSSKPGMVKSKSSTGSSTPKKGTKSPAKSGSGSIKKAGSLKGKQTKTGGSTPSIASSSKVKVAEKPNFKEIDTKKSKSKLPCKKTDSKSRVDEIKSESTVLYSSSESIKSIIDEVRMELLQKPKSTVYLSDESPTVLNRSHSFSDGELNYSKRIHDSYDKYEFVDGRKHYLLKDERLKQRLTDRYGHERAVGYERSTDRRRGDDEYERRGCRMVPDGEEDDPRRRPEMFAKCKSRSSSLVSNDAGEIPLRRKVYHSDSAEEEDDDDGREDEEEGDDEVFESSFSRGRNSSFNGKSSLKRRARYDTRRTSSLEGLDQFLANLQDRNRRGGRDGAGKNDSARHSSVSINEKPEYFEYTKSPSSPYCTSSSGRASASSRKPANYASILSSNKSSNGVALLQTTPKRPSMKKSSNMPPAVGDVVGRASDGTRSRSHDRHAATRSGSPSTSAGRLPVDHQRRAHTTHSDYDVRGRSRYGGHNGGREAYRQRDRDRDRDRNSSDHERDRDLSDREQRESRERGELDQSLSNTEGTPEDKIDGSLSDTAVIQSLDARRKLDQRSPKSETPTRDRDRFGTGMGIKSNSTSQLSATGRKRRMGFGKRGKNSFTVHRSEEVLPGEVRGGGGLSRGSSASSDGEGSADGDRWSPSLRVAGDTGPLSDFIDGLGPGQLVGRQVLGAPALGDIQLSMCYQKGSLEVEVIRARGLQARPGSKVLPAPYVKVYLVSGKKCIEKAKTTTARKTLDPLYQQQLVFREPFAGCILQVTVWGDYGRMEGKKVFMGVAQIMLDNLNLSHIVIGWYKLFGTTSLVSGPPSLGLSRRSSIASLDSLKL from the exons CAGCCACCGATGCAtcatggtggcggtggtggtggtagtggtccGTACGGTGGTCAGCATTCGATGACTCCGCAGGTACACATAACCCAtgccggtggtggcggctATGGGCACGATGACCCAAGCTACTATCAG AGCGAAATCGAAGATCTCATGCGAACCCATCCGCATCTGGTGCATccgaggcagcagcagcactacgcCGAATCGCTCCAGTCCAGCTCGGCTCACGGTAGCAGCGGCATGGGAGGCGGAGGGGGCGGTGTTGGCAGTGGCGGTATGCACCTACCACCGGAGCCCACGAAATCGCACAAGCGACCGCTCGGTGGCCCGTACCTGCCCCAGCAACGCTCCTTCAGCAGCTCCGACGAGGACATTCGCTCCACGCCGGAGTTCGAAG CCGGTCACCAAAGACAGTATTTCGATAATCACACTCGACTGAACGCTAACCTTACTGACTATCGAGCAACAAAGCTGGACGTGCAGCAACGCAACAGTTACAATCGTACCAATCACAACCGATATCAATCACCGTCCCAGGCGGCGCCGCATTCATCCCATCCGTATCACTACCAGCCGTCGCAGGATCCGCTCGGCCGGGACTACCATCCACAGCAGCCACTGCCGCAGGTGGTGGTCGGCGACAGCACTATCGCAGGCTACGATAGTATtagccaccatcatcaccagccCCATCAGCCTCACCAGTCGCTTCACCATCTGTCGGGTACGGTGGCACCGAGCCCGGTCACGATACCGCAGGGCCTGCACGGTGGTAGCagcgggagcagcagcagcagccagcagcaccatccgtaccagcagcagccccaccagcagcagtgcaacagcagcagcagcggtggtTCCAGCCACAGTACCACGGGACATCATCCGGTGGCGCAGAACTCGCACGCACGGTACGGTACGAGTCCGGCCGGGACCGAGCAGCCGGATCCGTACTGGGACGAGCCGGCGGACAGTCGGCGGTTTACCGAGCGCAGAAAGAAGACGGTCCGGTTCGATGGGCAGGACTCGGACGATTGGTCCCGGTGGGAATCGGAACGGCAGGGCAGCCAGGATTCGGCGACCAAAGACTCCGGCATTGACACGAGTAGCACGTTTACCAGTAGCGAAGACTCGAACCGTGGCGATGGCCCAAAG AATCCGCTAAGCTGGCAGGTAGTGTCATCGTCGGACGGTGGCCGACCGATCGGTCCAGCGGTGCAGCGAAGACCGTTTGACGGCGAAGATGTGCTAGGGTTGAAAGTGCGCGGTGGCCAGGTGTTACCGAGCGATCCCCGTGCAGCGCTCATCGAACTGGAGAGTGCCCACATTAGGCCAG AAAATTACGATCGCCGCGATAAGCCCAGTGTGCTGGTTACCTCGCCAGGATCGCCCGATCTGCACAGTGTGCGTAACTACTCCAGCTCGCGGTACAGCAACCGGCTGGCACCGGCCGGGACGGTCACGCAAGAGAACAGTGTCGGCGGCCGGGTACAGATCAAGCTCGGCTTCGAGCCCAGCTCACTGCAGCTGATCGTGACCATCCTGTGCGCCAATGGGCTTGTGCCTCGCGGCAACGGTGCAGCACGCAATCCGTACGTTAAG ATTTGTCTGCTACCGGATCGAAGCGAAAAGTCGAAACGACGCACCAAAACGTTAGCCCTCACGAACGATCCGCGCTGGGGCCAAACGTTCGTCTACGAAGGCTTGCGAAGGGCGGACCTAAATAACCGTCTGTTTGAG GTGACGGTGTGGGATTACGTACGGTACGGTGCGAATGATTTCCTTGGCGAAGTAATAATCGACCTGTCCACACACCCGCTGGACGATGAGGCGGAATGGTATATTCTTCAACCCCACCAGGAAACACTGCGCGATACT TTGCGTAGAGACGATAAAGAACCTGGCAACGAATTGGATATGATATTGACCCCGACCGATCATTTATCGCCGCCGAGTACGACCTCACGATTGAGTGACTCTGATACGACATCCGAATGCGATATAGATGGTTTGATGACCGGACGTGACGGCGCTAGTGTATCATCCTTAGGCAGCTCATCTAGTCCTCCGCCAGAG GTCGATCTGCAGGACAGACGATCTAGACGGGATATGTCCCCGCAAGGCAGGAAACGGGCAGCTGGAATGGTAGCGAAGGACTATCGTACAGTTTCTGGTGTCGGACAGGGATTTCACAACCAGATGAGTGCAGAG GCATCGTCGGCGTACAGGCGCAACGGTACGATGGCGTTGAATCAGCGAAGCCAATCGGCGGCACCGAGCGACAACTATCGGGACGATCGGCGGGACTCGTTATCGCCACAAGATGATAGATATACAGAATATCCAGTTCTTCCATTGCATCAGTATGCGCCAAGATTTCAATCACGATCAGCGACAGCGACACCAACCGGTTCACCGAAGAAACGACAATTACCACAAGTACCTCACATGTCACGGAATGCAGCAATACGGGAGCGGTTCATTCAGGACTTTGAGGAGCGCAGTGGTGGACGATTCGCGCGGCATCGTGGCCGCCAGAGCCACCATCAGCCGACATACCGCAGCACGGGAATGGGAG GCTGGGAGCGACACTACTCCGGACTGTCCGACAGTGACTTGACGACGCATTCGTTAGAGAGTAGAATTAGGCCACGGCACTCACTATCTCCGGACAAGGATTTTATGGGTGACTTTGGCGATTCCGACATGGAATCGGTAGTTAGTGTTACTTCAAGTGCTTTCTCAACCCAATCGGAGCGACCGCGCGGATCGAAAGGGATCAG GACTCATCAGAATCGCCGTCTTCAGCACCGGAGCCTACCGACGGGATGGGCAACGACCTCACTGTGCGCCCTGCCGAGTGAGTCATACCCGTGCGGAGGTCAGCAGGTGATGGCCGACAACTCGGGCATACTGCCAGTGTTGCCGGATGTAACGCAAGCCACAATCATTCCTCCCAAGCCGGAGTTTGAACTACCACCTCCTGCTTGTACTGTGGTTGGTCCTTCCGTAGTTGGTAATGCTAGTACCTGTAGCAGTTTTGTGTCCCCTTTGCCCGTAAGCATTCCGATCGATTCCGTGCTATCGGAACCGATACCGATCTCTCCCGCTCCACCCGATAAGACAATCTCGCAAATGTCCGATATGGCTGGCAGCTACGGTTCCGTGCCCGTCAGTCATGGTGGCTCCATGCCTGAAGGGTATTTTAATGAACAGTGCATCACGCTGCAGCCGGAGCGTAGTACGATTCGTAGTATTTCCATGAACCCGGGCAGCGACAACGTTATGAGCACTTCGGTGAATTTATCTTCCAGCCAACCGGGATGCCAACATCCCGCGACGTCGTTCGAGTTTCAGTCGGGATCACTTCCCACCGAGCATTACTTTGGGCGCGCGAGAGCTCATCCTGCCGGCGGTGTCTCGATGGATCCGATCATGTCGTCCTCGATGCACGCCGCAGATGGCACTGGCACGGTTGAGTACGAACAGTGTGCACCGTCAATGGGACGGCGTCCATCGTATGCGATGCGTTCCAACACCTCGGAACCGAACCTCAACTCGATGATCATGCGACGGCTCTCGAACCGTCCCATCGAGCAACCGCATGCGTTTGGATACGCGCAGCCGCGCAATCAAATGATATCGATCTCGAATCGGTACCATCCCCAACCGCATGCCGGCATGGGTGGGAGCGACATGGGCTCGAAGTATGCTCCGCCACCGGTTGCCACGAATCAGATCATTTTGAAGTCATCCTTTTCCGATCAGAATTTGCATAATAGCATCGTTTACGAGCCGGGCGGGATGAGTGGCGGTGCCGGAGGGCAGAATATTTGCATTTCGAACAAGAATGTGTACGATCCGCACACGGGCTACCAGAATCAGACCATCACGTGCATCAGCAATAGTAGGGAAAATCTTGGTGAAAGTAACTTCCGGTACACGAGCAATCCGGAGGGCACGGTTTGTGAAATCAATGCACCGGATGTGCAGTTTCGCAGTTCGCGCGCTTCAAACTTGTACGAGGAAGTTGCAATGCCACTGGACCAGGCAAGAGTGCCGGTGAAGGAAACGCTCTCGGCTGGTCGCAATATTGATTGCGACGAGCATGAGTATGGCGTGAGCGATCTGGAGATGCACCCCGACCATATTCTCAACAAACCGATCGAGGTGCTTAAATCTCCCAGCGAGTATCGCTACTCGGCCTACCCGAAGAAGGTGACCGAGGACACGTACGTAGTTAGCAGTGACGTTCGCGGGAAGCCGGAGAAGATCTCACGGTCGCATTCGTTGATAGCGCAGGATCAGATAATAGACATTGAGTACGATTCGGATACGGGCTGGAAGACGAAAAGCGTACGCAAGAATGTGTTTGCGAGCAGTGTGGAGGAGAAGGTGTACAGGAAACGGACTCGTTCGTTGGGAGGCGGGAACAGTGAAGAGGAGACGAAGGGCCGCAGGGACAGTCAGTGTGAAACGAAGAAGGTCACTCCAGTGCAGGGCAGGAAAAGTAGGAGCGGTTCCAAAGCTAGTCTAGATCGTAGCAACTTGACGCTAAACATAGTCAAGAATGTCGACGGAGAATCGTCAAAAAATCAGTCCGAAAAGGGCAAAAGCAAGAACATAGAGAAACCCACAGCAACTGGGAAGCAGGGAGAGAAGGAAAAGTGTACGGCTgtggcaaagaaagaaaaggagtCGAGTAAGGTCGGCAAAACCAGCTCCTCATCCAAGCCGGGAATGGTAAAATCAAAGTCGTCCACCGGTTCGAGTACACCGAAAAAGGGTACAAAAAGTCCGGCTAAAAGCGGGTCGGGTTCGATTAAGAAAGCCGGTTCTTTGAAAGGGAAACAGACAAAAACGGGAGGATCTACCCCATCCATTGCGAGTAGCTCGAAGGTGAAAGTTGCCGAGAAGCCTAACTTCAAGGAGATAgatacgaaaaagtccaaatCCAAGCTGCCCTGTAAGAAGACGGACAGCAAGAGCCGTGTGGACGAGATTAAGTCCGAATCGACCGTGCTTTACAGCAGTTCGGAATCGATCAAATCCATCATCGATGAGGTGAGGATGGAACTGCTGCAGAAGCCAAAGTCGACCGTTTATCTGAGCGACGAAAGCCCGACCGTGCTGAACCGTAGCCACTCGTTCAGTGACGGCGAGCTTAACTACAGCAAACGCATCCACGATAGCTACGATAAGTATGAGTTTGTGGACGGTCGCAAGCACTATCTGCTCAAGGATGAGCGGTTGAAGCAACGGCTCACCGATCGGTACGGGCATGAAAGGGCGGTGGGATACGAGAGAAGTACCGATCGGCGCCGGGGTGACGATGAGTACGAGCGCAGGGGATGTCGCATGGTACCGGACGGTGAGGAGGATGATCCGCGCCGACGTCCTGAAATGTTTGCCAAGTGCAAATCGCGCAGCTCCAGCCTGGTATCGAACGATGCGGGTGAGATTCCGCTCCGGCGCAAGGTTTATCACAGCGACAGTGCTGAAGAGgaggacgatgacgatgggcGGGAGGACGAGGAAGAGGGTGACGATGAGGTGTTTGAAAGTTCGTTCTCGCGGGGCCGGAACTCGTCGTTCAATGGGAAGTCATCGCTGAAGCGTAGGGCACGGTATGATACGAGGCGCACGAGTAGCCTGGAGGGTTTGGATCAGTTTCTAGCCAACTTGCAGGATCGTAATCGTCGCGGGGGTCGCGACGGTGCTGGTAAAAACGATAGCGCACGGCACAGCTCCGTAAGCATTAACGAGAAGCCCGAATACTTTGAGTACACCAAGTCTCCCTCCTCACCGTACTGCACCAGTAGTAGTGGCCGCGCTAGTGCTAGTAGTAGAAAACCCGCTAACTATGCTTCCATTCTTTCCTCCAACAAATCCTCCAATGGCGTTGCGTTGCTGCAAACCACACCGAAACGGCCGTCGATGAAAAAATCCTCCAACATGCCACCGGCGGTGGGCGATGTTGTTGGCCGTGCGTCTGATGGTACCCGATCCCGATCGCACGATCGTCACGCGGCAACCCGTTCCGGCTCACCGTCAACTTCGGCCGGGCGCCTACCGGTGGACCATCAACGCCGGGCCCATACCACCCACAGTGACTACGATGTGCGGGGCCGCAGCCGTTACGGTGGCCACAACGGAGGACGGGAAGCGTATCGGCAGCGCGATCGTGACCGGGACCGCGATCGGAACAGTAGCGATCACGAGCGGGACCGAGATCTGAGCGATCGAGAGCAACGGGAGTCGCGGGAgcgcggcgaactggaccaaagTCTTTCGAATACCGAGGGAACACCGGAGGATAAGATAG ACGGTAGCCTAAGTGATACTGCAGTGATACAGAGCTTGGATGCACGACGTAAGTTGGACCAACGTTCGCCGAAAAGCGAAACGCCCACCAGGGACCGGGACCGGTTCGGTACCGGTATGGGTATCAAGAGTAACTCGACGTCGCAACTGTCGGCAACAG GTCGTAAGCGACGCATGGGGTTTGGTAAGCGTGGCAAGAATTCCTTCACCGTGCATCGAAGCGAGGAGGTGCTTCCGGGCGAGGtgcgcggcggcggcggtctATCGCGGGGCTCGTCCGCCTCCAGCGATGGTGAAGGAAGTGCCGACGGTGACAG ATGGTCACCGTCGTTAAGAGTAGCGGGTGATACCGGACCTTTATCGGACTTCATCGATGGTTTGGGACCAGGACAGCTAGTTGGACGCCAGGTACTGGGTGCTCCGGCCTTAGGGGATATTCAACTGTCTATGTGCTATCAGAAGGGTTCCTTAGAGGTTGAAGTGATAAGAGCAAGGGGATTGCAG GCACGTCCTGGCTCAAAAGTACTTCCAGCGCCTTACGTTAAAGTGTATTTAGTTTCCGGTAAAAAGTGtatagaaaaagcaaaaacaacgaCTGCTAGAAAAACGTTAGACCCACTATATCAGCAACAACTAGTGTTTAGGGAGCCGTTTGCGGGATGTATACTGCAA GTCACGGTATGGGGCGATTATGGTCGTATGGAAGGCAAAAAAGTATTCATGGGTGTAGCGCAGATCATGCTGGACAACCTCAACCTCTCACACATCGTCATCGGCTGGTACAAACTGTTCGGAACAACGTCACTGGTCAGTGGGCCACCTAGCTTGGGCCTGTCTAGAAGATCCTCGATCGCCTCACTCGATTCACTCAAGCTGTAA